The Phaeodactylum tricornutum CCAP 1055/1 PHATR_bd_21x34 genomic scaffold, whole genome shotgun sequence genomic sequence TTCCCGACGGAGTTTCCGTAGCGACGTCGACTGCCGCGTTGGCTTCTTCCTGAAGTAGATTCCCGTCCGTATCGCGACGACCGTGGCTATCCGTCAAATGCGACGGGTTCCAGCGCTTACAATTAGGATGATCGCACCAATAGTACTTGACTTCTTCAACAGTTTTAGTCTGTTCGTCCGTAGCCGCTGGGGCGACTTTCTTCCAATTAGGAGCTCCGGTCGGAGCCGGCACACCGGATGGCCCAGCATTATCCGGGCACTTATTGGCAAAATGGCCCATTTTTCCACATTTGAAACACTTGATAGTCGAGGTGTCGCGCGTGGAGGGCTTGAGTTTCTGTTGAATCAAAGCATCGGTTTCCGTTTTAGTCATATAGGCGTGGGGAGCATCCCCGGTGTCGTTGGCTGTGGCAGCCGGACCATAATTACCCGAATCAATTAGACTTTGATACTGACTATTGGCCTCTAGGCCCATTTCCTTGTAACCAATGTAGTCATCCATAGCGCGAACCACGTCTTGACTTTTCCCTGAAGATTTCTTTAGAAAGCGTTCAACTTCAACACGACGACCAATGAAGTAGATGCGAAATTCCTCGACGGACGACTTGGCGTAAATATTTACGATCGTAAGTATGATGTCTTCAGGAAGACGTCCAGCTCGGTCCAATTCGTCGCAAATGTTTGCAATATCGCGCGTGAGAGTTTTCACATTCTCGCCGGGATAAGTCTTGAGACTCATCGATTCAAGTTGGCGTTCTTTCGCACGATAGGAGCGCACCGAAGACGACTGAATTTCTGACACGACAGTCATGAAGAGCTCTGGACCCGTGATCTTAGCGCGAAGCAAACCACGAATGTCTCCTCGAAGCGTAACATCCAGAGATTCACGCAGATAGTTAGCCGAAAACTCCAAATTTTGAATATCGTACTTATCGTAGATGCCGTTCTTGACTTTCCGCGAAACTTCTTGAGCCACATAATTCTCGGGGAAACGCGAATGAGAAGTGAAGACATTGAGCATCTGGGTGGAATCCGTTGGATCCGCAAACCAGAAAACTGAGTCCATCCCAGTGAGTTCCATATGGGTTTCGACGTCTGACGCAAAGGACACAAGCGGAAACAAAGGGTCATCGCGCTTGAACTTCGGGACATGCGGTTTTAACATATACTCCAAAACCTTGAGGTCTTTGTCAGTAGTATGGCGACGACAGTAAGCCGAACGCGGCTCCAAGTTCTTGGTTTCTGTCCAGGAGACATTAGGTTCTCCACCTACCCACACCACACCGTTCGAGATGCCTCCTATCTTAGGAAGAGTGGGCTGAATGACCGAGGGAACTGGCCCAGCAGCCTGACGTGCGCGCTCGAGTTCGAGTGCGACCTGGTCCCGCTCGCGACGGTCGAGCTCGCGCTCGGCCAGGAGTTGCTGGACCAAGGCGGTCAA encodes the following:
- a CDS encoding predicted protein; this encodes MAEANPDIAGLTALVQQLLAERELDRRERDQVALELERARQAAGPVPSVIQPTLPKIGGISNGVVWVGGEPNVSWTETKNLEPRSAYCRRHTTDKDLKVLEYMLKPHVPKFKRDDPLFPLVSFASDVETHMELTGMDSVFWFADPTDSTQMLNVFTSHSRFPENYVAQEVSRKVKNGIYDKYDIQNLEFSANYLRESLDVTLRGDIRGLLRAKITGPELFMTVVSEIQSSSVRSYRAKERQLESMSLKTYPGENVKTLTRDIANICDELDRAGRLPEDIILTIVNIYAKSSVEEFRIYFIGRRVEVERFLKKSSGKSQDVVRAMDDYIGYKEMGLEANSQYQSLIDSGNYGPAATANDTGDAPHAYMTKTETDALIQQKLKPSTRDTSTIKCFKCGKMGHFANKCPDNAGPSGVPAPTGAPNWKKVAPAATDEQTKTVEEVKYYWCDHPNCKRWNPSHLTDSHGRRDTDGNLLQEEANAAVDVATETPSGNLGAW